The Nonlabens sp. Hel1_33_55 genome contains the following window.
AAAGTTGCCCTCATTATTTTGGTATAGGTGATATGTCTCGCCCACAATGGGTTCAAAAGAAAATTTTGCGCCGTAAACCAATTGGTTATCGTTGAACTTTTTGGTCATCTCATCATACTGCGCCTTGAGTTGGTCAAATTGAGATTTGATCTCATGATTGACCTTTGAGATATTGTTTTGCTTCCACGAGGTGATGTCTGGCGTTGTAATTTTGGGAGCGCCTACACCGCTTGCATAGGGAAGTAGCGCGGCATTGTAGGTTCCAGACTCTTCATCATACACCACCGCATCGGGTTTCTTTTTCTCACTCATGTTACAAATTTAAGGGACAGCTTGCAGTAATGTTTATAGTTAACGTGATTTTGTTAAACAAGAGTGTAGATTAAAAATATTCCGCTTTCGCGAAAGCGTAACATTCATCATCATCCTGCAACTAATAAAATATGACAATAACCATAAAACACATCGACTTTGCTCCAAAATCACTAGAGAAAAGCTTCTGGGGATCGCACACATATGAAGACTTAGGCATGGTGCTGGAACGCGCGAATGAGTGGATACGCAGGAATTATAATGTAGAAATCATCAATGTGGAAACCGTAGTGATGCCCAATATCTTCATAAAGGAAGCATCGATAACGGATCAAGTGACACAGGTTGCCACTGGCGGTTCAATCGTGCAGAATTTCCAGATCATCA
Protein-coding sequences here:
- a CDS encoding DUF2452 domain-containing protein; the encoded protein is MSEKKKPDAVVYDEESGTYNAALLPYASGVGAPKITTPDITSWKQNNISKVNHEIKSQFDQLKAQYDEMTKKFNDNQLVYGAKFSFEPIVGETYHLYQNNEGNFLSVIGPQECRWDHVGTYRLSSEKLWEEID